In Nicotiana tabacum cultivar K326 chromosome 11, ASM71507v2, whole genome shotgun sequence, a single window of DNA contains:
- the LOC142166149 gene encoding uncharacterized protein LOC142166149: protein MATPKQASWVIKKILDAREWFMQNCPNDTLSSYCKGGKFYIKKLYKAARPQYQKCNWKRLVTTSKAIPRHQFILWLALHRKWATVERLQKWGITVNKDCVLCSSNTKYTFEHLLFECTYSRNMWNAMLK from the coding sequence ATGGCCACTCCAAAGCAAGCAAGCTGGGTAATCAAGAAGATTTTGGATGCAAGAGAATGGTTCATGCAGAATTGTCCGAATGACACTCTGAGTTCCTATTGTAAGGGAGGAAAGTTCTATATCAAGAAATTGTACAAGGCTGCAAGACCTCAGTACCAGAAGTGTAATTGGAAGAGATTAGTGACCACATCAAAAGCAATACCAAGACACCAATTCATCCTTTGGTTGGCACTACACAGAAAATGGGCTACTGTTGAAAGACTACAGAAATGGGGCATAACAGTTAACAAAGACTGTGTACTATGCAGCAGCAACACTAAGTATACATTTGAACATCTACTGTTCGAATGCACATACTCCAGAAATATGTGGAATGCAATGCTGAAATAG